From Dreissena polymorpha isolate Duluth1 chromosome 15, UMN_Dpol_1.0, whole genome shotgun sequence, a single genomic window includes:
- the LOC127860381 gene encoding pantetheinase-like isoform X1, translating into MKSRKIEAVVAFLLTSHILPVAAMDSYVGAVYEHNVTYPADRRTVVTRSQALNVMLKNLAVFAGQADIAASRNAQIIVFPEYGLYGLGWTRQTMFPYLEYIPDPAARMWNPCNRSKPFDSEVQTELSCLAKTHSLYLVANMGATLPCPPGDTSCPDDHRYQYNTNVVYAPNGDFIARYFKYNLNKEEFSYFDKPAVVNYTKFTTPFGTFATFCSNDILHEEPTVTLIKKMNITNIVFPSAWREQLPLMSAIEFHSAFAEGMLINLLAANLHIRTMGYYGSGLYWPTGVSINASYCYNDDVGSGGFLVVDKLTPFTIPSGRPIQSQHKKQHDLINRKLNSDIEMFSDEVNTNISRQISINGDLYTSVLITEDAGRTTVCQRTLCCTVMYEGGFSAYLYAFGAFDGLHTADDTYYLQACAFIKCANNSAESCGQPTKHAESYIDKMTMQGNFSAPYQYPEVLTIIDEEPSLVTEIWYFMAGSIIIDAGLSGETITVGIMARDYNKDPR; encoded by the exons TGCCGTCTATGAACATAACGTCACGTATCCTGCGGATAGACGCACTGTGGTCACACGTAGTCAAGCACTAAACGTCATGTTAAAAAATCTCGCCGTGTTCGCAGGGCAGGCTGACATAGCGGCCAGCAGG AATGCTCAGATAATCGTTTTCCCTGAGTATGGCCTATACGGACTGGGCTGGACTAGACAGACCATGTTCCCCTACTTGGAGTACATACCCGACCCAGCAGCGAGAATGTGGAATCCGTGCAACAGATCAAAACCATTCGACTCTGAGGTTCAAACTGAACTCAGCTGCCTCGCTAAGACACACTCCCTCTATTTGGTCGCCAACATGGGCGCAACGTTACCATGTCCGCCCGGCGATACGTCATGCCCCGATGACCACCGTTATCAATACAACACCAACGTAGTCTATGCTCCAAATGGCGACTTTATCGCACGGTATTTCAAATACAATCTCAATAAAGAAGAATTTAGCTATTTTGACAAACCCGCAGTCGTCAACTACACAAAGTTTACCACTCCGTTTGGAACATTCGCAACgttttgttccaatgatatattGCACGAGGAGCCTACGGTTACATTAATTAAGAAGATGAATATTACCAACATTGTCTTCCCGTCGGCCTGGAGGGAGCAACTTCCGCTCATGTCGGCCATTGAATTCCACTCGGCGTTCGCAGAAGGCATGCTGATAAACCTCCTGGCGGCGAATTTACACATTCGAACGATGGGTTATTATGGCAGCGGACTGTATTGGCCGACAGGTGTTTCAATCAATGCAAGCTACTGCTACAACGACGACGTCGGCAGCGGTGGCTTTCTCGTCGTTGACAAGCTGACGCCATTTACTATTCCATCTGGTAGACCGATACAAAGTCAGCATAAAAAGCAGCATGATTTAATTAACAGAAAGTTGAACTCTGATATTGAAATGTTCTCAGACGAAGTAAACACAAACATTTCAAGGCAAATCAGTATCAACGGTGACCTATATACCTCTGTCTTAATCACAGAGGATGCCGGAAGAACGACAGTTTGTCAACGGACGCTTTGCTGCACCGTAATGTACGAGGGTGGATTCAGCGCGTATTTGTACGCGTTCGGCGCCTTCGATGGCTTGCACACCGCAGATGACACGTACTATCTACAGGCCTGTGCGTTCATCAAGTGTGCCAACAACTCCGCGGAAAGCTGCGGACAACCGACGAAGCACGCCGAAAGTTATATAGACAAGATGACGATGCAGGGTAACTTCTCTGCGCCATATCAGTACCCGGAAGTGCTAACGATCATCGACGAGGAGCCCAGTCTGGTTACGGAGATCTGGTACTTCATGGCCGGATCAATCATCATCGACGCCGGGCTATCAGGGGAGACAATCACAGTGGGAATAATGGCACGTGATTATAACAAAGACCCAAGATAG
- the LOC127860384 gene encoding uncharacterized protein LOC127860384 has product MPLVIYKWDGDGVSTRGHVSMGLPNGVHISWWPGKKTKQITVQGVKAVEDQTLEMDIANFDGVRPTVYNLDTTEEEDALIIEWWTKFKSKTNTYHLMKCNCSTVVSKALSVVYGNVEDWYVIKEVWTPNDVERVVQRLISGEYKNMHLSRDMEAINITQESEFVVIQRREETKSKRNRRTWWTKISKRGRTLVGLTDDGEHAMCCFPCFR; this is encoded by the exons ATGCCACTGGTGATATACAAGTGGGACGGTGACGGCGTGAGCACGAGAGGTCACGTGTCCATGGGACTTCCCAACGGCGTCCATATCAGCTGGTGGCCCGGTAAAAAGA CCAAACAGATAACAGTCCAGGGTGTCAAAGCAGTGGAGGACCAAACCTTAGAAATGGATATAGCAAATTTCGACGGCGTGCGACCGACAGTTTACAATCTGGACACAACCGAAGAAGAGGATGCCCTTATCATAGAATGGTGGACGAAATTTAAATCGAAGACAAACACGTATCATCTAATGAAGTGCAACTGCTCTACGGTCGTTTCTAAAGCACTTAGTGTCGTCTATGGCAACGTAGAGGACTGGTACGTCATCAAGGAGGTGTGGACGCCAAATGACGTCGAGCGCGTGGTACAGCGGCTCATCTCGGGCGAGTACAAGAACATGCATCTGAGTCGCGATATGGAGGCGATTAATATCACGCAGGAGAGCGAGTTTGTTGTGATTCAGCGACGGGAAGAGACCAAATCGAAGAGAAATCGACGAACTTGGTGGACAAAGATCAGCAAAAGGGGACGAACGTTAGTGGGTTTGACAGACGACGGGGAACACGCGATGTGTTGTTTCCCGTGTTTTCGCTGA
- the LOC127860381 gene encoding pantetheinase-like isoform X2, translating to MFPYLEYIPDPAARMWNPCNRSKPFDSEVQTELSCLAKTHSLYLVANMGATLPCPPGDTSCPDDHRYQYNTNVVYAPNGDFIARYFKYNLNKEEFSYFDKPAVVNYTKFTTPFGTFATFCSNDILHEEPTVTLIKKMNITNIVFPSAWREQLPLMSAIEFHSAFAEGMLINLLAANLHIRTMGYYGSGLYWPTGVSINASYCYNDDVGSGGFLVVDKLTPFTIPSGRPIQSQHKKQHDLINRKLNSDIEMFSDEVNTNISRQISINGDLYTSVLITEDAGRTTVCQRTLCCTVMYEGGFSAYLYAFGAFDGLHTADDTYYLQACAFIKCANNSAESCGQPTKHAESYIDKMTMQGNFSAPYQYPEVLTIIDEEPSLVTEIWYFMAGSIIIDAGLSGETITVGIMARDYNKDPR from the coding sequence ATGTTCCCCTACTTGGAGTACATACCCGACCCAGCAGCGAGAATGTGGAATCCGTGCAACAGATCAAAACCATTCGACTCTGAGGTTCAAACTGAACTCAGCTGCCTCGCTAAGACACACTCCCTCTATTTGGTCGCCAACATGGGCGCAACGTTACCATGTCCGCCCGGCGATACGTCATGCCCCGATGACCACCGTTATCAATACAACACCAACGTAGTCTATGCTCCAAATGGCGACTTTATCGCACGGTATTTCAAATACAATCTCAATAAAGAAGAATTTAGCTATTTTGACAAACCCGCAGTCGTCAACTACACAAAGTTTACCACTCCGTTTGGAACATTCGCAACgttttgttccaatgatatattGCACGAGGAGCCTACGGTTACATTAATTAAGAAGATGAATATTACCAACATTGTCTTCCCGTCGGCCTGGAGGGAGCAACTTCCGCTCATGTCGGCCATTGAATTCCACTCGGCGTTCGCAGAAGGCATGCTGATAAACCTCCTGGCGGCGAATTTACACATTCGAACGATGGGTTATTATGGCAGCGGACTGTATTGGCCGACAGGTGTTTCAATCAATGCAAGCTACTGCTACAACGACGACGTCGGCAGCGGTGGCTTTCTCGTCGTTGACAAGCTGACGCCATTTACTATTCCATCTGGTAGACCGATACAAAGTCAGCATAAAAAGCAGCATGATTTAATTAACAGAAAGTTGAACTCTGATATTGAAATGTTCTCAGACGAAGTAAACACAAACATTTCAAGGCAAATCAGTATCAACGGTGACCTATATACCTCTGTCTTAATCACAGAGGATGCCGGAAGAACGACAGTTTGTCAACGGACGCTTTGCTGCACCGTAATGTACGAGGGTGGATTCAGCGCGTATTTGTACGCGTTCGGCGCCTTCGATGGCTTGCACACCGCAGATGACACGTACTATCTACAGGCCTGTGCGTTCATCAAGTGTGCCAACAACTCCGCGGAAAGCTGCGGACAACCGACGAAGCACGCCGAAAGTTATATAGACAAGATGACGATGCAGGGTAACTTCTCTGCGCCATATCAGTACCCGGAAGTGCTAACGATCATCGACGAGGAGCCCAGTCTGGTTACGGAGATCTGGTACTTCATGGCCGGATCAATCATCATCGACGCCGGGCTATCAGGGGAGACAATCACAGTGGGAATAATGGCACGTGATTATAACAAAGACCCAAGATAG